One window of the Rhizobium sp. ARZ01 genome contains the following:
- a CDS encoding TRAP transporter substrate-binding protein: MKRRTQIEGTTSRRRFLSGAVTAGAAVIAAPSVVKAQGPINMRWQSTWPSKDIFHEFALDFAQKVNDMTGGDLKIEVLPAGAVVPAFGLLDAVSQGTLDGGHGVLVYHYGKQTALALWGSGPGFAMDANMLLAWHKYGGGKELLAKLYESIGANVVSFPYGPMPTQPLGWFKKPVAKAEDLQGLKFRTVGISIDVFTGLGAAVNALPGGEIVAALDRGLLDAAEFNNSSSDRVLGFPDVSKICMLQSYHQNAEQFEIMFNKTKFDSLPEQMKAIISNAVEAASQDMAWKAIDRYSKDYVEMQTTDKVKFYKTPEAILKRQLEVYDEVVKKKAAENPLFKEILESQLAFAERATRWEQDNVVGRRLVFDHYFGKDGVAKEF, translated from the coding sequence ATGAAGCGAAGGACCCAGATTGAGGGAACAACCTCGCGTCGCAGATTTCTGAGCGGCGCGGTCACCGCGGGTGCGGCGGTAATCGCCGCACCGAGTGTCGTCAAGGCTCAAGGGCCGATCAACATGCGCTGGCAGAGCACATGGCCCTCCAAGGATATCTTTCACGAGTTCGCGCTTGATTTCGCCCAAAAGGTCAACGACATGACCGGCGGTGACCTGAAGATCGAGGTGTTGCCGGCGGGCGCCGTCGTGCCCGCCTTCGGCCTGCTCGACGCGGTCTCGCAAGGAACGCTCGACGGCGGCCACGGCGTGCTCGTCTACCACTACGGCAAGCAGACAGCATTGGCGCTCTGGGGCTCCGGACCGGGCTTCGCAATGGACGCCAACATGCTTCTGGCGTGGCATAAATATGGGGGAGGCAAAGAACTTCTCGCCAAGCTCTATGAGTCCATCGGCGCCAATGTCGTTTCGTTCCCATATGGGCCAATGCCGACACAACCGCTCGGCTGGTTCAAGAAACCGGTCGCCAAGGCCGAGGATCTCCAGGGACTGAAATTCCGCACTGTCGGTATTTCGATCGATGTCTTTACGGGTCTCGGGGCCGCCGTCAACGCGCTGCCGGGCGGTGAAATCGTCGCGGCATTGGATCGTGGCCTGCTCGACGCGGCCGAGTTCAACAACTCCTCGTCCGACCGGGTGCTTGGTTTCCCGGACGTCTCGAAAATCTGCATGCTGCAAAGCTATCACCAGAATGCGGAGCAGTTCGAAATCATGTTCAACAAGACAAAATTCGACTCGTTGCCTGAACAGATGAAGGCAATCATCTCCAACGCCGTCGAGGCCGCTTCGCAGGACATGGCGTGGAAGGCGATCGATCGCTATTCGAAAGATTATGTGGAGATGCAGACGACCGACAAGGTCAAGTTCTACAAGACGCCGGAAGCGATCCTCAAGCGGCAATTGGAAGTCTACGACGAGGTTGTAAAGAAGAAGGCGGCGGAAAACCCGCTGTTCAAGGAGATCCTCGAGTCCCAGCTTGCCTTTGCGGAGCGGGCGACGCGATGGGAACAGGACAACGTCGTCGGCCGGAGATTGGTGTTCGATCACTATTTCGGCAAGGATGGAGTGGCGAAGGAGTTCTGA
- the rocF gene encoding arginase encodes MECTLIGAPLQIGAGLLGCEMGPSALRIAGLRTALEELGHTVKDIGNLTPRAFEEMPHPNAAVHHLGETVAWVEALSAAAYEHSKTGMPIFLGGDHAISAGTVPGLARRAAELGRPLFVLWLDAHTDFHSLETTVSGNLHGTPVAYYIGQPGFTGYFPALTHRVPAENVCMIGIRSVDPAERAAIRKTGITVHDMRVIDEHGVAVLVRSFLERVSAANGLLHVSFDVDFLEPDIAPAVGTTVPGGATFREAHLIMEMLHDSDLVTSLDIVELNPFLDERGKTARLLVDLVASLMGKRVMDRPTISG; translated from the coding sequence ATGGAATGCACGTTGATCGGTGCGCCCCTGCAAATTGGTGCGGGGCTGCTTGGATGTGAGATGGGGCCGAGCGCCCTTCGCATCGCCGGCCTTCGCACGGCGCTGGAGGAACTGGGCCATACGGTCAAGGACATTGGCAATCTCACACCTCGTGCCTTCGAAGAGATGCCGCACCCGAACGCGGCGGTACATCACCTCGGTGAAACGGTCGCATGGGTGGAGGCGCTGTCAGCCGCGGCCTACGAGCACAGCAAGACAGGCATGCCCATCTTCCTGGGAGGCGATCACGCGATATCCGCCGGCACCGTTCCAGGTCTTGCACGGCGCGCCGCCGAGCTCGGCCGGCCGCTGTTCGTCCTCTGGCTGGATGCCCACACCGACTTTCATAGTCTTGAGACGACCGTCAGCGGCAACCTTCACGGCACGCCGGTCGCCTATTATATCGGCCAGCCCGGCTTTACCGGCTATTTCCCCGCGCTCACCCATCGCGTTCCTGCAGAAAACGTCTGCATGATCGGCATCCGCAGCGTCGATCCCGCCGAACGGGCCGCCATCCGGAAGACCGGCATTACCGTCCACGACATGCGCGTGATCGACGAGCACGGCGTGGCCGTGCTTGTCCGGAGTTTTCTGGAACGGGTCAGCGCCGCAAACGGGCTGCTGCATGTGAGCTTCGACGTCGACTTTCTGGAGCCCGACATCGCGCCGGCCGTGGGCACCACGGTGCCGGGCGGGGCGACATTCCGCGAGGCACACCTGATCATGGAGATGCTCCATGACAGCGACCTTGTGACCAGCCTCGACATCGTCGAGCTCAATCCGTTCCTCGACGAGCGCGGCAAGACCGCAAGACTCCTCGTCGATCTCGTCGCCAGCCTGATGGGCAAGCGGGTGATGGATCGCCCGACTATCTCGGGCTGA
- a CDS encoding Lrp/AsnC family transcriptional regulator, with product MDELDRKIVTLLRGNGRRSVSDLALESGASRATVRARIERMEQDGTILGYTVMLRADALEDVVRGVMMVEIEGHVTDRVIKTLGGFPEISQIHTTNGRWDLLVELSASNLTDFDAVLRKVRLVPGITGSETSLLLSTPRSTRAKL from the coding sequence ATGGATGAGCTTGATCGGAAGATCGTAACACTTCTTCGGGGGAACGGTCGCAGGAGTGTTTCGGACCTCGCCCTGGAGAGCGGGGCGTCCCGCGCAACCGTGAGGGCGCGCATTGAGCGGATGGAGCAGGACGGGACGATCCTCGGCTATACCGTGATGCTGCGCGCCGACGCCCTTGAAGATGTCGTTCGCGGCGTCATGATGGTCGAGATTGAAGGCCACGTCACTGATCGCGTGATAAAGACCCTTGGCGGCTTTCCGGAGATTTCGCAGATCCATACGACGAACGGTCGGTGGGACCTTCTGGTCGAACTCAGCGCTTCAAATCTCACCGACTTTGACGCTGTCTTACGCAAAGTCCGACTAGTGCCGGGAATCACTGGGAGTGAAACGAGCCTACTATTATCCACGCCCCGTTCCACACGAGCGAAGCTATAG
- a CDS encoding TRAP transporter large permease subunit produces the protein MSDPFLGLTMLFLIVIVIMMGFPTAFTLMGLGMLFGFYAFYNPAEHWIDNRVFDLMVQRTYGAMTNDVLISIPLFVLMGYVMERGALVDKMFYSIQLSFRRVPASLAVATLIVCTFWGIASGLVGAVVVLMGVIAMNPMMRAGYDVKLASGVITAGGTLGILIPPSVMIIVYAAVAGQSVVKLYAAAMFPGFFLALLYLAYILGWAMINPKIAPALPEEQTRVPVPAWMRSFEALYSRNMPAGLLSALFSPSRAMAIETEEGRLSYWKLTKNACAALVPFSLTAFTLALVWWYVVIHPRASAEAEAPEGLEELGAPALDAGPAAVDGPATSFYVTFGIIAAIATVVLVRYYRNMTADRLQVVKLLVSSVMPLGILTVVVLAVILFGITTATESAAVGAAGAFLLAFQARTLNWKRTKEAVFLTAKTTAMVCWLFVGSALFSAVFAILGGQALVEQWVLALDLTPLQFMILSQAIIFLLGWPLEWTEIIIIFVPIFLPLLRHFDIDPVLWGVLVFVNLQAAFLSPPVAMSAYYLKGVSPPQVTLNQIFAGMMPYMLIVILCMVIMYVWPGMTLWLPTYLYG, from the coding sequence GTGAGCGATCCGTTCCTCGGGCTGACGATGCTGTTCCTCATCGTGATCGTCATCATGATGGGGTTTCCGACCGCCTTCACTCTGATGGGGCTGGGCATGCTGTTCGGCTTTTATGCTTTCTACAATCCGGCCGAGCACTGGATCGACAATCGCGTCTTCGACCTGATGGTTCAGCGCACCTATGGCGCGATGACCAATGACGTTCTGATCTCCATCCCACTCTTCGTGCTGATGGGTTACGTGATGGAGCGTGGCGCGCTGGTCGACAAGATGTTCTACAGCATTCAGCTTTCTTTCCGGCGGGTGCCCGCGTCGCTTGCCGTTGCGACGCTCATCGTCTGCACGTTTTGGGGCATTGCGAGCGGCCTCGTCGGCGCGGTGGTGGTGCTGATGGGGGTTATTGCGATGAACCCGATGATGCGTGCTGGCTATGACGTGAAACTCGCGTCGGGCGTCATCACAGCCGGAGGAACGCTGGGCATTCTGATCCCGCCATCGGTGATGATCATCGTCTACGCGGCAGTGGCGGGGCAGTCGGTCGTCAAGCTCTATGCCGCTGCGATGTTTCCCGGCTTTTTCCTAGCACTCCTTTACCTCGCCTACATTCTCGGGTGGGCGATGATCAATCCGAAGATCGCACCCGCCTTGCCGGAGGAGCAGACAAGAGTTCCGGTACCCGCCTGGATGAGGAGCTTTGAGGCGCTCTATTCGCGCAACATGCCAGCCGGGCTGCTTTCCGCGCTGTTCTCGCCATCGCGGGCGATGGCGATCGAGACCGAAGAGGGCCGCCTCAGCTATTGGAAGCTGACCAAGAATGCCTGCGCCGCCTTGGTACCGTTCTCGCTGACCGCGTTCACGCTGGCGCTCGTATGGTGGTATGTCGTCATCCATCCGCGGGCCTCCGCCGAGGCAGAAGCGCCGGAAGGGCTGGAGGAACTCGGCGCGCCGGCGCTCGATGCGGGACCGGCGGCCGTCGATGGGCCGGCAACGAGTTTCTACGTGACGTTCGGCATCATCGCGGCCATCGCTACGGTCGTGCTCGTCCGCTACTACCGCAACATGACCGCCGATCGCCTGCAGGTCGTGAAGCTTCTGGTCTCCTCGGTCATGCCGCTCGGGATCCTCACTGTCGTCGTGCTCGCCGTGATCCTGTTCGGGATCACGACAGCGACGGAGTCCGCGGCCGTCGGCGCCGCCGGGGCCTTCCTATTGGCGTTCCAGGCCCGGACGCTCAACTGGAAGCGCACCAAGGAAGCGGTGTTCCTGACCGCGAAGACGACGGCGATGGTCTGCTGGCTGTTCGTCGGATCGGCGCTCTTTTCGGCCGTCTTCGCCATCCTCGGCGGCCAGGCACTCGTCGAACAATGGGTGCTGGCGCTCGACCTGACACCGTTGCAGTTCATGATTCTGTCGCAGGCGATCATCTTCCTTCTTGGCTGGCCGCTCGAATGGACGGAGATCATCATCATCTTCGTGCCGATTTTCCTGCCGTTGCTGAGGCACTTCGATATCGATCCGGTTCTCTGGGGCGTCCTCGTCTTCGTCAACCTGCAGGCGGCGTTCCTGTCGCCGCCAGTCGCGATGTCGGCCTATTATCTCAAGGGCGTCTCGCCACCGCAGGTTACCCTCAACCAGATCTTCGCCGGCATGATGCCCTATATGCTGATCGTCATCCTTTGCATGGTCATCATGTATGTCTGGCCGGGCATGACACTCTGGCTTCCGACCTATCTCTACGGCTAG
- a CDS encoding HpcH/HpaI aldolase/citrate lyase family protein, which produces MPAPSNHFKNRLKAGECLHGIWLGFADPYAAEMAATAGFDWLLIDGEHAPNDVRSIMAQLAILDGKESAAVVRLPDDDPTRIKQALDIGAQNLLIPMVESAEQAERCIRAANYPPKGFRGVGSALARASKFGGIPDYLATANDEILVLLQVESRRGLDALDDILAIEGVDGVFIGPSDLAADMGYLGNVSAPPVREAVLDALRRIRAAGRIAGVLSADSALIEDCKNAGANFVGVGIDVSLFTKALRTLAAQYRS; this is translated from the coding sequence ATGCCCGCACCCTCCAACCATTTCAAAAACCGCCTCAAGGCAGGAGAATGCCTGCACGGCATTTGGCTCGGCTTTGCCGATCCCTATGCGGCCGAGATGGCCGCCACCGCCGGTTTCGACTGGCTGCTGATCGACGGCGAGCATGCGCCCAACGACGTCCGCTCGATCATGGCGCAGCTTGCCATCCTCGACGGCAAGGAAAGCGCTGCGGTCGTGCGCTTACCGGATGACGATCCGACCCGTATCAAGCAGGCGCTCGATATCGGGGCCCAGAACCTTCTTATCCCGATGGTTGAAAGCGCTGAGCAGGCCGAGCGCTGCATCCGCGCGGCAAACTATCCGCCAAAAGGTTTCCGCGGTGTCGGATCGGCCCTGGCGCGGGCCTCGAAGTTCGGTGGCATCCCCGACTATCTTGCGACGGCCAATGACGAGATACTCGTCCTCCTGCAGGTCGAAAGCAGGCGTGGTCTGGATGCCCTCGACGACATCCTGGCCATTGAGGGCGTCGATGGTGTCTTCATCGGACCGTCGGATCTGGCCGCCGACATGGGCTATCTCGGCAACGTTTCGGCGCCACCGGTGCGTGAGGCGGTGCTGGATGCGCTCCGCCGTATACGGGCCGCCGGCCGCATCGCAGGCGTGTTGTCGGCCGACAGCGCACTCATCGAGGATTGCAAGAACGCCGGCGCCAACTTCGTCGGCGTCGGCATCGATGTCAGCCTGTTCACCAAGGCCTTGAGGACCCTTGCGGCACAGTATCGTTCATAG
- a CDS encoding branched-chain amino acid ABC transporter substrate-binding protein has protein sequence MRRPFPIAVALACLISFHAQAEILIGAAGPMTGKLTWIGEQLQRGAELAVHDVNAQGGVLGQPVRLIIADDFCDTEQAIAAAKKLVADKVVFVVGHYCSGASIPAAGVYEAAGVLQISPGSTNPLLTDQGRANVFRVIPRDDAQGTAAGNLLADQWGRRKIAILHDGTTYGRGLAEQTKKRLNSRNVTEASYLLYEPGKSDYAAEIARLEEAGIDVIYVGGYHTEVALMASAARDRDYSVQFVSGDAMATEELALIAGPAAEGLLFTFTPDARRNPEAAAVVARYRAENYEPYAYTLLTYGAIQVWAQAVAKAGSLDVGGVIDALHKGEFSTVLGPIAFDDKGDLMRQTWAWYVWKNGEYVPVD, from the coding sequence ATGCGCCGACCTTTTCCAATAGCAGTCGCTTTGGCATGCCTGATCAGCTTCCACGCCCAGGCGGAAATTCTGATCGGGGCTGCTGGACCGATGACGGGCAAACTGACCTGGATTGGCGAGCAATTGCAGCGCGGCGCGGAGCTTGCCGTTCACGACGTCAATGCGCAAGGCGGCGTGCTTGGCCAGCCAGTGCGGCTTATCATTGCCGATGATTTCTGCGACACGGAACAAGCCATCGCAGCGGCCAAAAAGCTCGTGGCAGACAAAGTCGTCTTCGTCGTCGGGCACTATTGTTCGGGCGCCTCAATCCCGGCAGCTGGGGTCTACGAGGCGGCAGGCGTGCTGCAGATATCTCCGGGCTCGACAAATCCGCTCCTGACGGACCAGGGGCGCGCCAATGTCTTTCGCGTAATTCCACGGGACGATGCGCAAGGTACGGCTGCGGGGAACCTTCTCGCCGATCAATGGGGCAGGAGAAAGATCGCTATACTTCATGACGGTACCACTTACGGCAGAGGCTTGGCGGAGCAGACCAAGAAGCGACTGAACAGTCGCAACGTGACCGAAGCGAGCTACCTTCTGTATGAACCTGGTAAGAGCGACTATGCAGCGGAGATTGCCAGGCTCGAGGAAGCAGGCATCGACGTGATCTATGTGGGCGGGTACCACACCGAGGTAGCGCTCATGGCAAGCGCCGCTCGCGATCGCGATTACTCAGTTCAGTTCGTGTCCGGCGATGCCATGGCGACCGAGGAGTTGGCGCTGATCGCGGGACCCGCCGCCGAAGGCCTTCTTTTCACCTTTACTCCGGACGCGCGCCGAAACCCTGAGGCCGCTGCGGTCGTTGCCCGCTATCGCGCAGAGAACTACGAGCCTTATGCCTATACCCTGCTCACCTATGGCGCCATCCAGGTCTGGGCACAGGCCGTAGCCAAGGCTGGTTCGCTGGACGTTGGCGGGGTGATCGACGCGCTCCACAAAGGTGAATTTTCGACGGTGCTCGGACCGATCGCCTTCGACGACAAGGGCGATCTGATGCGGCAAACCTGGGCGTGGTACGTTTGGAAGAATGGGGAATATGTGCCCGTAGACTAA
- the ocd gene encoding ornithine cyclodeaminase — MNTDPKLNVVPFVSVDHMMKLVLKVGIDRFLTELAAVIEEDFRRWPVFDKTPRVASHSEEGVIELMPTSDGTLYGFKYVNGHPKNTRDGRQTVTAFGVLSDVGNGYPMLLTEMTILTALRTAATSAVAAKYLARPNARTMAIIGNGAQSEFQARAFKSLLGIDKLRLYDIDTAATRKCARNLAGLGFTIEECSSVEEAVTGADIITTVTADKQYATILSDNHVGPGAHINAVGGDCPGKTELSKDILLRSDIFVEYPPQTRIEGEIQQLPAEHPVIELWQVMTGETEGRRSADQITLFDSVGFAIEDFSALRYVRDKISELGMFTELDLLADPDDPRDLYGMLLRCEKKLSAA; from the coding sequence ATGAACACTGATCCGAAACTGAACGTGGTTCCATTCGTCAGCGTGGACCACATGATGAAGCTCGTCCTGAAGGTTGGCATCGACCGGTTCCTGACGGAACTCGCTGCCGTCATCGAGGAAGATTTCCGCCGCTGGCCGGTCTTCGACAAGACCCCGCGCGTCGCCTCCCATTCCGAGGAAGGCGTCATCGAACTGATGCCGACCAGCGACGGCACGCTCTACGGCTTCAAATATGTGAACGGCCACCCGAAGAACACACGCGACGGCCGGCAAACCGTGACCGCCTTCGGTGTCCTGTCAGATGTCGGCAACGGCTACCCGATGCTGCTGACCGAGATGACGATCCTGACCGCGCTGCGCACCGCGGCGACCTCGGCCGTGGCGGCGAAGTACCTGGCCCGCCCGAACGCCCGCACCATGGCCATCATCGGCAATGGCGCACAGAGCGAATTCCAGGCCCGCGCCTTCAAGTCGCTGCTCGGCATCGACAAGCTTCGTCTTTACGATATCGACACGGCAGCCACCCGGAAATGTGCCCGCAACCTCGCTGGCCTCGGCTTCACCATCGAGGAGTGCTCCTCCGTCGAGGAAGCCGTCACGGGCGCCGACATCATCACCACCGTCACCGCAGACAAGCAGTACGCGACGATCCTTTCCGACAATCATGTCGGCCCTGGTGCCCACATCAACGCGGTCGGCGGTGACTGCCCAGGCAAGACCGAACTCAGCAAGGACATCCTTCTGCGCTCGGACATCTTCGTCGAATATCCGCCGCAGACGCGCATCGAAGGCGAAATCCAGCAGCTGCCGGCCGAACATCCCGTCATCGAACTCTGGCAGGTCATGACCGGCGAGACGGAAGGCCGCCGAAGCGCGGACCAGATCACGCTCTTCGACAGCGTGGGCTTTGCCATCGAGGACTTCTCCGCACTCCGCTACGTCCGAGACAAGATTAGCGAACTTGGAATGTTCACCGAATTGGATCTCCTCGCCGATCCAGACGACCCTCGCGATCTCTACGGCATGCTGCTCCGCTGCGAAAAGAAGCTTAGCGCTGCATAG
- a CDS encoding TRAP transporter small permease subunit: MNVQHFLLRVDAISVWVGKAAAWLIIGLMTLVCVEVFKRYIMNAPTAWIFDASNMFYGTLFMLAGAYALAQNAHVRGDFLYSSFRPRLQAGLDLVLYIFFFLPGVAALVYAGYDYAALSWRIGEHSTVTAEGPPIYYFKTVIPIAGVLVMLQGLAEIMRCIVCLRTGEWPSRLKDVEEIDVVAEQLAHSDYIDAETREAAIGRAQDIDRAARQRGLGGDIET; encoded by the coding sequence GTGAACGTTCAGCATTTTCTGCTCAGGGTCGATGCAATCAGCGTGTGGGTCGGAAAGGCCGCGGCCTGGCTGATCATCGGACTGATGACGCTCGTCTGCGTCGAGGTCTTCAAGCGTTACATCATGAACGCGCCGACTGCGTGGATATTCGACGCCAGCAACATGTTCTACGGCACCTTATTTATGCTTGCCGGTGCCTATGCACTGGCGCAGAACGCCCATGTCCGCGGTGACTTTCTCTACAGCTCGTTCAGGCCGCGGCTACAGGCCGGGCTCGATCTGGTCCTCTACATCTTCTTCTTCCTGCCAGGCGTCGCCGCTCTCGTTTACGCGGGCTACGACTATGCCGCGCTTTCGTGGCGGATCGGCGAGCATTCGACCGTGACGGCGGAGGGACCGCCGATCTACTATTTCAAGACCGTCATTCCGATAGCAGGTGTCCTCGTGATGCTTCAGGGACTGGCCGAGATCATGCGCTGCATCGTCTGTCTGAGGACCGGAGAATGGCCGAGCCGCCTCAAGGATGTCGAGGAGATCGACGTCGTCGCCGAGCAGCTTGCGCATAGCGACTACATAGACGCGGAGACGCGCGAAGCCGCGATCGGGCGCGCCCAGGATATCGACAGGGCGGCGCGGCAACGCGGCCTGGGGGGAGACATCGAGACGTGA
- the hpaH gene encoding 2-oxo-hept-4-ene-1,7-dioate hydratase gives MTPQQIQEAAEALFQAETSGRQIGLLSLQYPHLDLEGAYAIQAALIDSKRAAGRKVIGWKIGLTSRAMQQALNIETPDSGVLLDDMLFDEGMRIPAGRFIQPRIEAEIAFLMKAPLKGEHVTREDVLAATESVAPSLEILDTRILRADPTSGKTRIITDTISDNAANAGIVLGKQRHAIGVFDLRWIGAIVKRDGIVEETGLGAGVLNDPVTGILWLVHRLAQYGQGIEAGQVLLSGSFIRPLEAPPGSIFEADFGPFGSVSLKF, from the coding sequence ATGACACCGCAGCAGATTCAGGAAGCCGCAGAAGCTCTATTTCAGGCCGAGACCAGCGGTCGCCAGATCGGCCTGCTGTCGCTGCAATATCCGCATCTCGACCTTGAAGGCGCCTATGCGATCCAGGCCGCCCTCATCGACAGCAAGCGCGCGGCCGGGCGCAAGGTGATCGGCTGGAAGATCGGCCTGACCTCGCGCGCCATGCAGCAGGCGCTCAACATCGAAACACCGGATTCCGGCGTTCTCCTCGACGATATGCTGTTCGATGAGGGTATGCGGATCCCTGCCGGGCGTTTCATCCAGCCTCGCATCGAGGCCGAAATCGCCTTTCTCATGAAAGCGCCTCTCAAGGGAGAGCATGTCACCCGAGAGGACGTGCTGGCAGCAACGGAATCCGTGGCACCCAGCCTCGAAATACTCGATACGCGCATCCTGCGGGCAGACCCCACTTCCGGAAAGACGCGGATCATCACCGACACCATCAGCGACAATGCCGCGAATGCCGGCATCGTGCTCGGCAAGCAGCGCCATGCGATCGGCGTCTTCGACCTACGCTGGATCGGAGCGATCGTGAAACGGGACGGCATCGTCGAGGAAACCGGGCTGGGAGCCGGCGTGCTGAACGATCCGGTGACCGGCATACTATGGCTGGTTCACCGACTGGCCCAATATGGCCAGGGCATAGAAGCCGGACAGGTGTTGCTCTCCGGCTCGTTCATCCGCCCGCTTGAGGCCCCGCCCGGCAGCATCTTCGAAGCCGATTTCGGTCCCTTCGGCAGCGTCTCGTTGAAATTCTGA
- a CDS encoding calcium-binding protein: MFRGKLMASCQTGRSDASIAVDRAIGQPARMATPRATSIPSLENLTGSSRADKLAGEAKANTLDGGAGNDVLSGGAGNDRLIGGLGFDDLYGGAGSGRFVFRSVKGHGASATATDTIFAFSQKDKEVIDLAAINANLKMRFEA, encoded by the coding sequence ATGTTTAGGGGCAAATTGATGGCGTCGTGCCAGACCGGACGCTCGGATGCGTCGATTGCCGTTGATCGCGCCATCGGTCAACCCGCACGCATGGCGACGCCAAGGGCGACATCTATTCCCTCCCTTGAGAACCTCACTGGCTCCTCCCGTGCCGATAAACTTGCGGGCGAGGCAAAGGCCAATACGCTCGACGGCGGCGCCGGCAACGACGTGCTGTCGGGTGGGGCGGGAAATGACCGCCTCATCGGCGGGCTCGGTTTCGACGATCTCTACGGCGGAGCTGGCAGCGGCCGCTTTGTCTTCAGATCAGTTAAGGGGCACGGCGCATCGGCCACAGCGACGGACACGATTTTCGCCTTCTCGCAGAAGGACAAGGAGGTGATCGACCTTGCTGCGATTAACGCGAACCTGAAGATGCGGTTTGAGGCGTGA
- a CDS encoding mechanosensitive ion channel domain-containing protein — translation MEFAEAVNAVEYWLQAFFLNEWTLYQSALIVVGYLLSGFLAKRIEPALESRARTIKGNPDLLRVVIAFMRRLRWLFLIVWLWVVDAVLLQFGWPSNRWLVATALTLVAAWFVIAVLTRIIRNHMLARIVAVAGWLYFSLYALGLDQVLLTALDGIAVNLGTARLSMLVVLKTVVLSGALIWLAVLVGNMSSNWIQKSADLNPSLKVLISKLVKIGLMVFAGTIALSATGIDLTALTVFSGAVGVGVGFGLQKVVSNFISGIIILLDKSIKPGDTITLGETFGSIRDLRSRFVSVITRDGKEYLIPNEDFISQQVVNWSFSSDYVRIEVSFGTSYDSDPHEVARIAIEAAKAIPRVASTYAQPVCWMAGFGASSLDFKLRFWISDPSNGLTNVRGEVLMALWDAFKAAGISIPFPHREIVMKNPIEITRASHQHEVDVAAP, via the coding sequence ATGGAGTTCGCAGAGGCGGTCAACGCTGTCGAATATTGGCTGCAGGCTTTCTTCCTGAATGAGTGGACACTCTATCAGTCCGCCCTGATCGTTGTTGGTTATCTGCTCTCCGGATTCCTGGCAAAGCGGATCGAACCGGCATTGGAATCGCGTGCGCGCACCATCAAGGGAAATCCAGATCTCCTTCGTGTCGTCATCGCTTTCATGCGGCGGCTGCGGTGGCTCTTCTTGATCGTATGGCTATGGGTTGTGGACGCCGTCTTGCTGCAATTTGGATGGCCCTCGAACCGATGGCTGGTAGCCACGGCCTTGACCCTCGTGGCGGCGTGGTTCGTCATCGCCGTGCTGACGCGCATAATCAGAAATCATATGCTGGCCCGTATCGTTGCCGTGGCTGGGTGGCTCTACTTTTCCCTCTATGCGCTGGGGCTGGACCAAGTCCTACTGACGGCACTCGATGGCATTGCCGTCAATCTTGGCACCGCTCGCCTTTCGATGCTGGTCGTCCTAAAAACCGTCGTCCTTTCCGGTGCGTTGATCTGGCTGGCTGTTTTGGTCGGCAACATGTCGTCGAACTGGATACAAAAATCGGCCGATCTCAACCCATCCTTGAAGGTCCTCATCAGCAAACTGGTCAAGATTGGACTGATGGTGTTTGCGGGTACAATTGCCTTGTCTGCAACAGGCATCGACCTGACGGCACTAACTGTCTTTTCAGGGGCTGTCGGGGTCGGTGTCGGGTTTGGCCTGCAAAAGGTCGTCTCCAACTTCATTTCCGGAATCATTATCCTTCTCGATAAATCCATAAAACCGGGCGACACGATCACACTGGGAGAGACGTTCGGCTCGATCCGCGATTTGCGCTCCCGCTTCGTCTCCGTCATCACGAGAGATGGCAAGGAGTACCTCATACCAAACGAGGACTTCATCTCGCAGCAGGTCGTGAACTGGTCATTTTCCAGTGACTATGTCCGCATCGAGGTGAGCTTCGGAACCTCGTATGACAGCGATCCACACGAGGTTGCTCGCATCGCGATCGAGGCCGCCAAAGCCATTCCTCGGGTTGCGAGCACATACGCGCAACCGGTCTGCTGGATGGCAGGCTTTGGAGCGTCATCGCTCGATTTCAAGCTGAGATTCTGGATTTCCGACCCGAGTAACGGACTGACAAACGTTCGCGGCGAAGTACTCATGGCCCTGTGGGACGCGTTCAAGGCAGCCGGCATTTCAATCCCGTTCCCGCATCGCGAAATCGTTATGAAGAACCCTATTGAGATTACCCGCGCCAGTCACCAGCACGAAGTCGACGTGGCAGCGCCGTAG